A genomic segment from Nicotiana tabacum cultivar K326 chromosome 7, ASM71507v2, whole genome shotgun sequence encodes:
- the LOC107768630 gene encoding putative glutathione S-transferase — MEEVKLHGTSYNLFTYRVIWALKLKGIPFDYIEEEHSDKCPLVMKYNPAFKRFPVLFHGKKALSESMVILEYIEDTWPQNPLLPIDPIDRAMSRFWVKFAGDKGHCIGTIYYTIGEKQEKAIKETIEMLTIIEEQAIGEENKFFGGDKIGIVDLAFGIIPHWLEVIEDIVGVKLLKPHSFPRLLNWVQNFKEETVIKENLPNRDDMFVFFKNQREMLL; from the exons ATGGAAGAAGTAAAGCTCCATGGAACTTCTTATAATTTGTTCACTTATAGGGTTATTTGGGCTCTAAAGCTAAAGGGAATACCTTTTGACTACATAGAAGAGGAACATTCTGATAAATGTCCTTTAGTTATGAAATATAATCCAGCTTTTAAGAGATTTCCAGTGCTTTTTCATGGTAAAAAAGCACTTTCTGAATCCATGGTTATTCTTGAATATATTGAAGATACTTGGCCTCAAAATCCACTTCTTCCCATTGATCCCATTGATAGAGCCATGTCAAGATTTTGGGTTAAATTTGCTGGAGATAAg GGACATTGTATTGGGACAATATACTACACAATTGGAGAAAAGCAAGAAAAGGCCATCAAAGAAACAATAGAAATGCTTACAATTATAGAGGAACAAGCTATTGGAGAAGAAAATAAATTCTTTGGTGGTGACAAAATTGGAATTGTGGACTTGGCTTTTGGTATAATTCCTCATTGGCTTGAAGTAATTGAAGATATTGTTGGTGTGAAATTGCTGAAACCTCACTCATTTCCTCGTTTGCTCAATTGGGTTCAGAATTTCAAAGAAGAAACAGTCATTAAAGAGAATCTCCCTAATCGTGATGACATGTTTGTGTTTTTTAAAAATCAAAGAGAGATGCTATTGTGA